One Ictalurus punctatus breed USDA103 chromosome 21, Coco_2.0, whole genome shotgun sequence genomic window carries:
- the nek4 gene encoding serine/threonine-protein kinase Nek4 isoform X1 codes for MESYVFIRVVGKGSYGEVNLVQHKSERKQYVIKKLNLRTSSKRERRAAEQEAQLLSQLKHPNIVTYRESWEGEDYQLYIVMGFCEGGDLYHRLKQQKGELLPERQVVEWFVQIAMALQYLHEKHILHRDLKTQNIFLTKTNIIKVGDLGIARVLENQNDMASTLIGTPYYMSPELFSNKPYNYKSDIWALGCCVYEMATLKHAFNAKDMNSLVYRIVEGKLPQMPSKYDPLLGELIKRMLCKRPDDRPDVKHILRQPYIKQQIAAFLEATKEKTARSRKRVNSRPNRDTPREVPVLQKQEPQCVNSEQKSRGKRSEENQSKHHNGIKDNILPNPPLLINSPSQDIQEVLNSTDQNVATISNIDIDIQPQEHRDKLQKVKPHRKGNLVGKEERSLVSQSSSGTEPPKPTERIEPVKDSRVPFGEEDTMKLLQQAAMEDIKTSKRDTTEAEEDQKTEAEHPLGERRTSLESTDKLLEPFNPVALMESHNPEQTPAPSETSKYHIRPPFSSAEPSVSRQRRQNKRDVAHDESKIKAANSRPLPPLLENSPTVGIKRREGSEVEMAKHSTHSQPDHQHDPTPQNRLLSARERRRLKKSRENQSESVAPAVRRASCDVASLNAKHTDQPDCPRPASVPAVTHKNRLLSARERRRLRLSRENQSESAAPAVRRASCNVSSLNAKHTDQPERKSSRRHSDEEECSSSTSTTERSEGDYRESKSETNEMQDLVQMMTQTLRMDARDVLCEQESSRSNSAMLPEFKLNRTYRDTLMIHGKSREGERDFHLSDFRSDDSSGPAKIRRAVEHLRTDVVKGLGVKLLDKVLDILQEEDEDKREVLLRQQMGEEKYRAYAVMVRQLKFFEDVAFKC; via the exons ATGGAGAGCTATGTTTTCATCCGAGTAGTGGGGAAGGGGAGTTATGGTGAGGTGAACCTGGTGCAACACAAATCTGAGCGTAAACAG TATGTCATCAAGAAGCTGAACCTGAGAACATCGTCGAAGCGAGAGCGCCGGGCGGCTGAACAGGAAGCGCAGCTCCTGTCACAGCTCAAACATCCCAACATTGTCACTTACCGGGAATCATGGGAAGGAGAAGACTATCAGCTTTATATAGTTATGGGCTTCTGTGAGGGAGGAGACCTGTATCACAGGCTGAAGCAGCAGAAGGGTGAGCTGCTGCCTGAGAGACAGGTGGTGGAGTGGTTTGTCCAGATCGCCATGGCACTGCAG TATTTACACGAGAAACACATCTTGCACCGAGATCTGAAAACGCAGAACATCTTCCTGACCAAAACCAACATAATCAAAGTGGGTGATCTGGGCATCGCACGTGTTCTGGAGAATCAGAACGACATGGCCAGCACCCTGATCGGAACGCCGTACTACATGAGTCCTGAGCTTTTCTCCAACAAGCCGTACAACTACAAG TCGGACATTTGGGCTCTGGGCTGCTGCGTGTACGAGATGGCGACTCTGAAACACGCCTTCAATGCAAAAGACATGAACTCGCTCGTGTACCGTATCGTAGAGGGAAAG TTGCCTCAGATGCCATCTAAGTACGATCCTCTGTTAGGAGAGCTGATCAAGCGAATGCTGTGTAAGAGGCCAGACGACAGACCTGATGTCAAACACATTCTGCGGCAGCCCTACATCAAACAGCAGATCGCCGCCTTTTTGGAAGCCACTAAAGA GAAAACTGCCAGATCCCGAAAGAGAGTGAACAGCAGGCCTAACAGAGACACGCCAAGAGAAGTGCCTGTTCTTCAAAAGCAGGAGCCGCAGTGTGTCAActctgagcagaaaagcagaggAAAAAGG tcagAGGAAAATCAATCCAAACATCACAACGGCATAAAGGACAATATTCTCCCAAACCCACCCCTGTTAATAAACTCCCCAAGTCAGGACATTCAGGAAGTCCTGAATTCGACAGATCAGAACGTAGCAACCATCAGCAACATTGACATCGACATCCAACCTCAGGAACACAGAGACAAGCTCCAGAAAGTGAAACCCCATCGAAAAGGAAACCTTGTCGGAAAGGAAGAACGCTCGCTCGTTTCACAGAGTTCGAGCGGGACAGAACCGCCAAAACCCACGGAAAGAATCGAACCTGTAAAAGACAGCAGAGTTCCGTTTGGGGAGGAGGACACCATGAAACTGCTGCAGCAGGCAGCGATGGAGGACATAAAAACCAGCAAGCGGGACACTACGGAGGCCGAGGAGGACCAAAAAACTGAGGCAGAGCATCCTTTAGGAGAAAGACGG ACTAGTCTGGAATCCACCGATAAGCTGCTTGAGCCATTTAATCCAGTGGCGCTCATG GAGTCTCACAACCCAGAGCAAACTCCAGCTCCTTCAGAAACCAGCAAGTATCATATTCGTCCTCCTTTCTCTTCCGCGGAGCCATCCGTGTCCCGTCAGCGCAGACAGAATAAGAGAGATGTGGCCCACGATGAGAGCAAA ATTAAAGCAGCCAACTCCAGGCCTCTGCCTCCACTTCTTGAAAATTCCCCAACCGTAGGCATaaaaaggagagaaggaagtgAAGTTGAGATGGCTaaacactctacacactctcaACCTGATCACCAACATGACCCTACACCCCAG AATCGGCTTCTATCAGCCCGAGAGAGGAGGCGGCTGAAGAAGTCACGAGAAAACCAGAGCGAGTCAG TAGCTCCTGCTGTCAGAAGGGCATCGTGCGATGTTGCCTCGTTAAATGCCAAGCACACGGACCAGCCTGATTGCCCGAGACCTGCCAGTGTACCAGCTGTAACGCACAAG AATCGGCTTCTATCAGCCCGAGAGAGGAGGCGGCTGAGGCTGTCACGAGAAAACCAGAGCGAGTCAG CAGCTCCTGCTGTCAGAAGGGCGTCGTGCAATGTTTCCTCGTTAAATGCCAAGCACACGGACCAGCCTGAGAGGAAATCATCAAGGCGTCACTCGGATGAGGAGGAGTGCAGCTCATCCACCAGCACCACAGAGCGCTCTGAGGGAGACTACAGAGAGAG CAAAAGCGAGACCAACGAGATGCAAGACCTGGTCCAGATGATGACGCAGACATTACGAATGGACGCCAGAGACGTCCTGTGTGAGCAGGAAAGCTCGCGGTCTAACTCGGCCATGCTGCCCGAGTTCAAACTGAACAGGACGTACCGAGACACGCTGATGATTCATGGGAAaagcagagagggagagcgCGACTTCCATCTCAGTGACTTCCGATCAG ATGACTCTTCAGGACCGGCTAAGATCAGGAGAGCCGTGGAGCACTTGCGCACAGACGTGGTTAAAGGACTCGGAGTGAAACTGCTGGACAAAGTCCTGGACATCCTgcaggaggaggacgaggacaAGCGAGAG GTCTTGCTACGGCAGCAGATGGGGGAAGAGAAGTACAGAGCGTACGCCGTTATGGTGCGGCAACTAAAATTCTTCGAGGACGTCGCGTTCAAATGCTGA
- the nek4 gene encoding serine/threonine-protein kinase Nek4 isoform X3 encodes MESYVFIRVVGKGSYGEVNLVQHKSERKQYVIKKLNLRTSSKRERRAAEQEAQLLSQLKHPNIVTYRESWEGEDYQLYIVMGFCEGGDLYHRLKQQKGELLPERQVVEWFVQIAMALQYLHEKHILHRDLKTQNIFLTKTNIIKVGDLGIARVLENQNDMASTLIGTPYYMSPELFSNKPYNYKSDIWALGCCVYEMATLKHAFNAKDMNSLVYRIVEGKLPQMPSKYDPLLGELIKRMLCKRPDDRPDVKHILRQPYIKQQIAAFLEATKEKTARSRKRVNSRPNRDTPREVPVLQKQEPQCVNSEQKSRGKRSEENQSKHHNGIKDNILPNPPLLINSPSQDIQEVLNSTDQNVATISNIDIDIQPQEHRDKLQKVKPHRKGNLVGKEERSLVSQSSSGTEPPKPTERIEPVKDSRVPFGEEDTMKLLQQAAMEDIKTSKRDTTEAEEDQKTEAEHPLGERRTSLESTDKLLEPFNPVALMESHNPEQTPAPSETSKYHIRPPFSSAEPSVSRQRRQNKRDVAHDESKIKAANSRPLPPLLENSPTVGIKRREGSEVEMAKHSTHSQPDHQHDPTPQNRLLSARERRRLKKSRENQSESAPAVRRASCDVASLNAKHTDQPDCPRPASVPAVTHKNRLLSARERRRLRLSRENQSESAAPAVRRASCNVSSLNAKHTDQPERKSSRRHSDEEECSSSTSTTERSEGDYRESKSETNEMQDLVQMMTQTLRMDARDVLCEQESSRSNSAMLPEFKLNRTYRDTLMIHGKSREGERDFHLSDFRSDDSSGPAKIRRAVEHLRTDVVKGLGVKLLDKVLDILQEEDEDKREVLLRQQMGEEKYRAYAVMVRQLKFFEDVAFKC; translated from the exons ATGGAGAGCTATGTTTTCATCCGAGTAGTGGGGAAGGGGAGTTATGGTGAGGTGAACCTGGTGCAACACAAATCTGAGCGTAAACAG TATGTCATCAAGAAGCTGAACCTGAGAACATCGTCGAAGCGAGAGCGCCGGGCGGCTGAACAGGAAGCGCAGCTCCTGTCACAGCTCAAACATCCCAACATTGTCACTTACCGGGAATCATGGGAAGGAGAAGACTATCAGCTTTATATAGTTATGGGCTTCTGTGAGGGAGGAGACCTGTATCACAGGCTGAAGCAGCAGAAGGGTGAGCTGCTGCCTGAGAGACAGGTGGTGGAGTGGTTTGTCCAGATCGCCATGGCACTGCAG TATTTACACGAGAAACACATCTTGCACCGAGATCTGAAAACGCAGAACATCTTCCTGACCAAAACCAACATAATCAAAGTGGGTGATCTGGGCATCGCACGTGTTCTGGAGAATCAGAACGACATGGCCAGCACCCTGATCGGAACGCCGTACTACATGAGTCCTGAGCTTTTCTCCAACAAGCCGTACAACTACAAG TCGGACATTTGGGCTCTGGGCTGCTGCGTGTACGAGATGGCGACTCTGAAACACGCCTTCAATGCAAAAGACATGAACTCGCTCGTGTACCGTATCGTAGAGGGAAAG TTGCCTCAGATGCCATCTAAGTACGATCCTCTGTTAGGAGAGCTGATCAAGCGAATGCTGTGTAAGAGGCCAGACGACAGACCTGATGTCAAACACATTCTGCGGCAGCCCTACATCAAACAGCAGATCGCCGCCTTTTTGGAAGCCACTAAAGA GAAAACTGCCAGATCCCGAAAGAGAGTGAACAGCAGGCCTAACAGAGACACGCCAAGAGAAGTGCCTGTTCTTCAAAAGCAGGAGCCGCAGTGTGTCAActctgagcagaaaagcagaggAAAAAGG tcagAGGAAAATCAATCCAAACATCACAACGGCATAAAGGACAATATTCTCCCAAACCCACCCCTGTTAATAAACTCCCCAAGTCAGGACATTCAGGAAGTCCTGAATTCGACAGATCAGAACGTAGCAACCATCAGCAACATTGACATCGACATCCAACCTCAGGAACACAGAGACAAGCTCCAGAAAGTGAAACCCCATCGAAAAGGAAACCTTGTCGGAAAGGAAGAACGCTCGCTCGTTTCACAGAGTTCGAGCGGGACAGAACCGCCAAAACCCACGGAAAGAATCGAACCTGTAAAAGACAGCAGAGTTCCGTTTGGGGAGGAGGACACCATGAAACTGCTGCAGCAGGCAGCGATGGAGGACATAAAAACCAGCAAGCGGGACACTACGGAGGCCGAGGAGGACCAAAAAACTGAGGCAGAGCATCCTTTAGGAGAAAGACGG ACTAGTCTGGAATCCACCGATAAGCTGCTTGAGCCATTTAATCCAGTGGCGCTCATG GAGTCTCACAACCCAGAGCAAACTCCAGCTCCTTCAGAAACCAGCAAGTATCATATTCGTCCTCCTTTCTCTTCCGCGGAGCCATCCGTGTCCCGTCAGCGCAGACAGAATAAGAGAGATGTGGCCCACGATGAGAGCAAA ATTAAAGCAGCCAACTCCAGGCCTCTGCCTCCACTTCTTGAAAATTCCCCAACCGTAGGCATaaaaaggagagaaggaagtgAAGTTGAGATGGCTaaacactctacacactctcaACCTGATCACCAACATGACCCTACACCCCAG AATCGGCTTCTATCAGCCCGAGAGAGGAGGCGGCTGAAGAAGTCACGAGAAAACCAGAGCGAGTCAG CTCCTGCTGTCAGAAGGGCATCGTGCGATGTTGCCTCGTTAAATGCCAAGCACACGGACCAGCCTGATTGCCCGAGACCTGCCAGTGTACCAGCTGTAACGCACAAG AATCGGCTTCTATCAGCCCGAGAGAGGAGGCGGCTGAGGCTGTCACGAGAAAACCAGAGCGAGTCAG CAGCTCCTGCTGTCAGAAGGGCGTCGTGCAATGTTTCCTCGTTAAATGCCAAGCACACGGACCAGCCTGAGAGGAAATCATCAAGGCGTCACTCGGATGAGGAGGAGTGCAGCTCATCCACCAGCACCACAGAGCGCTCTGAGGGAGACTACAGAGAGAG CAAAAGCGAGACCAACGAGATGCAAGACCTGGTCCAGATGATGACGCAGACATTACGAATGGACGCCAGAGACGTCCTGTGTGAGCAGGAAAGCTCGCGGTCTAACTCGGCCATGCTGCCCGAGTTCAAACTGAACAGGACGTACCGAGACACGCTGATGATTCATGGGAAaagcagagagggagagcgCGACTTCCATCTCAGTGACTTCCGATCAG ATGACTCTTCAGGACCGGCTAAGATCAGGAGAGCCGTGGAGCACTTGCGCACAGACGTGGTTAAAGGACTCGGAGTGAAACTGCTGGACAAAGTCCTGGACATCCTgcaggaggaggacgaggacaAGCGAGAG GTCTTGCTACGGCAGCAGATGGGGGAAGAGAAGTACAGAGCGTACGCCGTTATGGTGCGGCAACTAAAATTCTTCGAGGACGTCGCGTTCAAATGCTGA
- the nek4 gene encoding serine/threonine-protein kinase Nek4 isoform X2: MESYVFIRVVGKGSYGEVNLVQHKSERKQYVIKKLNLRTSSKRERRAAEQEAQLLSQLKHPNIVTYRESWEGEDYQLYIVMGFCEGGDLYHRLKQQKGELLPERQVVEWFVQIAMALQYLHEKHILHRDLKTQNIFLTKTNIIKVGDLGIARVLENQNDMASTLIGTPYYMSPELFSNKPYNYKSDIWALGCCVYEMATLKHAFNAKDMNSLVYRIVEGKLPQMPSKYDPLLGELIKRMLCKRPDDRPDVKHILRQPYIKQQIAAFLEATKEKTARSRKRVNSRPNRDTPREVPVLQKQEPQCVNSEQKSRGKRSEENQSKHHNGIKDNILPNPPLLINSPSQDIQEVLNSTDQNVATISNIDIDIQPQEHRDKLQKVKPHRKGNLVGKEERSLVSQSSSGTEPPKPTERIEPVKDSRVPFGEEDTMKLLQQAAMEDIKTSKRDTTEAEEDQKTEAEHPLGERRTSLESTDKLLEPFNPVALMESHNPEQTPAPSETSKYHIRPPFSSAEPSVSRQRRQNKRDVAHDESKIKAANSRPLPPLLENSPTVGIKRREGSEVEMAKHSTHSQPDHQHDPTPQNRLLSARERRRLKKSRENQSESVAPAVRRASCDVASLNAKHTDQPDCPRPASVPAVTHKNRLLSARERRRLRLSRENQSESAPAVRRASCNVSSLNAKHTDQPERKSSRRHSDEEECSSSTSTTERSEGDYRESKSETNEMQDLVQMMTQTLRMDARDVLCEQESSRSNSAMLPEFKLNRTYRDTLMIHGKSREGERDFHLSDFRSDDSSGPAKIRRAVEHLRTDVVKGLGVKLLDKVLDILQEEDEDKREVLLRQQMGEEKYRAYAVMVRQLKFFEDVAFKC; encoded by the exons ATGGAGAGCTATGTTTTCATCCGAGTAGTGGGGAAGGGGAGTTATGGTGAGGTGAACCTGGTGCAACACAAATCTGAGCGTAAACAG TATGTCATCAAGAAGCTGAACCTGAGAACATCGTCGAAGCGAGAGCGCCGGGCGGCTGAACAGGAAGCGCAGCTCCTGTCACAGCTCAAACATCCCAACATTGTCACTTACCGGGAATCATGGGAAGGAGAAGACTATCAGCTTTATATAGTTATGGGCTTCTGTGAGGGAGGAGACCTGTATCACAGGCTGAAGCAGCAGAAGGGTGAGCTGCTGCCTGAGAGACAGGTGGTGGAGTGGTTTGTCCAGATCGCCATGGCACTGCAG TATTTACACGAGAAACACATCTTGCACCGAGATCTGAAAACGCAGAACATCTTCCTGACCAAAACCAACATAATCAAAGTGGGTGATCTGGGCATCGCACGTGTTCTGGAGAATCAGAACGACATGGCCAGCACCCTGATCGGAACGCCGTACTACATGAGTCCTGAGCTTTTCTCCAACAAGCCGTACAACTACAAG TCGGACATTTGGGCTCTGGGCTGCTGCGTGTACGAGATGGCGACTCTGAAACACGCCTTCAATGCAAAAGACATGAACTCGCTCGTGTACCGTATCGTAGAGGGAAAG TTGCCTCAGATGCCATCTAAGTACGATCCTCTGTTAGGAGAGCTGATCAAGCGAATGCTGTGTAAGAGGCCAGACGACAGACCTGATGTCAAACACATTCTGCGGCAGCCCTACATCAAACAGCAGATCGCCGCCTTTTTGGAAGCCACTAAAGA GAAAACTGCCAGATCCCGAAAGAGAGTGAACAGCAGGCCTAACAGAGACACGCCAAGAGAAGTGCCTGTTCTTCAAAAGCAGGAGCCGCAGTGTGTCAActctgagcagaaaagcagaggAAAAAGG tcagAGGAAAATCAATCCAAACATCACAACGGCATAAAGGACAATATTCTCCCAAACCCACCCCTGTTAATAAACTCCCCAAGTCAGGACATTCAGGAAGTCCTGAATTCGACAGATCAGAACGTAGCAACCATCAGCAACATTGACATCGACATCCAACCTCAGGAACACAGAGACAAGCTCCAGAAAGTGAAACCCCATCGAAAAGGAAACCTTGTCGGAAAGGAAGAACGCTCGCTCGTTTCACAGAGTTCGAGCGGGACAGAACCGCCAAAACCCACGGAAAGAATCGAACCTGTAAAAGACAGCAGAGTTCCGTTTGGGGAGGAGGACACCATGAAACTGCTGCAGCAGGCAGCGATGGAGGACATAAAAACCAGCAAGCGGGACACTACGGAGGCCGAGGAGGACCAAAAAACTGAGGCAGAGCATCCTTTAGGAGAAAGACGG ACTAGTCTGGAATCCACCGATAAGCTGCTTGAGCCATTTAATCCAGTGGCGCTCATG GAGTCTCACAACCCAGAGCAAACTCCAGCTCCTTCAGAAACCAGCAAGTATCATATTCGTCCTCCTTTCTCTTCCGCGGAGCCATCCGTGTCCCGTCAGCGCAGACAGAATAAGAGAGATGTGGCCCACGATGAGAGCAAA ATTAAAGCAGCCAACTCCAGGCCTCTGCCTCCACTTCTTGAAAATTCCCCAACCGTAGGCATaaaaaggagagaaggaagtgAAGTTGAGATGGCTaaacactctacacactctcaACCTGATCACCAACATGACCCTACACCCCAG AATCGGCTTCTATCAGCCCGAGAGAGGAGGCGGCTGAAGAAGTCACGAGAAAACCAGAGCGAGTCAG TAGCTCCTGCTGTCAGAAGGGCATCGTGCGATGTTGCCTCGTTAAATGCCAAGCACACGGACCAGCCTGATTGCCCGAGACCTGCCAGTGTACCAGCTGTAACGCACAAG AATCGGCTTCTATCAGCCCGAGAGAGGAGGCGGCTGAGGCTGTCACGAGAAAACCAGAGCGAGTCAG CTCCTGCTGTCAGAAGGGCGTCGTGCAATGTTTCCTCGTTAAATGCCAAGCACACGGACCAGCCTGAGAGGAAATCATCAAGGCGTCACTCGGATGAGGAGGAGTGCAGCTCATCCACCAGCACCACAGAGCGCTCTGAGGGAGACTACAGAGAGAG CAAAAGCGAGACCAACGAGATGCAAGACCTGGTCCAGATGATGACGCAGACATTACGAATGGACGCCAGAGACGTCCTGTGTGAGCAGGAAAGCTCGCGGTCTAACTCGGCCATGCTGCCCGAGTTCAAACTGAACAGGACGTACCGAGACACGCTGATGATTCATGGGAAaagcagagagggagagcgCGACTTCCATCTCAGTGACTTCCGATCAG ATGACTCTTCAGGACCGGCTAAGATCAGGAGAGCCGTGGAGCACTTGCGCACAGACGTGGTTAAAGGACTCGGAGTGAAACTGCTGGACAAAGTCCTGGACATCCTgcaggaggaggacgaggacaAGCGAGAG GTCTTGCTACGGCAGCAGATGGGGGAAGAGAAGTACAGAGCGTACGCCGTTATGGTGCGGCAACTAAAATTCTTCGAGGACGTCGCGTTCAAATGCTGA
- the nek4 gene encoding serine/threonine-protein kinase Nek4 isoform X4 — MGFCEGGDLYHRLKQQKGELLPERQVVEWFVQIAMALQYLHEKHILHRDLKTQNIFLTKTNIIKVGDLGIARVLENQNDMASTLIGTPYYMSPELFSNKPYNYKSDIWALGCCVYEMATLKHAFNAKDMNSLVYRIVEGKLPQMPSKYDPLLGELIKRMLCKRPDDRPDVKHILRQPYIKQQIAAFLEATKEKTARSRKRVNSRPNRDTPREVPVLQKQEPQCVNSEQKSRGKRSEENQSKHHNGIKDNILPNPPLLINSPSQDIQEVLNSTDQNVATISNIDIDIQPQEHRDKLQKVKPHRKGNLVGKEERSLVSQSSSGTEPPKPTERIEPVKDSRVPFGEEDTMKLLQQAAMEDIKTSKRDTTEAEEDQKTEAEHPLGERRTSLESTDKLLEPFNPVALMESHNPEQTPAPSETSKYHIRPPFSSAEPSVSRQRRQNKRDVAHDESKIKAANSRPLPPLLENSPTVGIKRREGSEVEMAKHSTHSQPDHQHDPTPQNRLLSARERRRLKKSRENQSESVAPAVRRASCDVASLNAKHTDQPDCPRPASVPAVTHKNRLLSARERRRLRLSRENQSESAAPAVRRASCNVSSLNAKHTDQPERKSSRRHSDEEECSSSTSTTERSEGDYRESKSETNEMQDLVQMMTQTLRMDARDVLCEQESSRSNSAMLPEFKLNRTYRDTLMIHGKSREGERDFHLSDFRSDDSSGPAKIRRAVEHLRTDVVKGLGVKLLDKVLDILQEEDEDKREVLLRQQMGEEKYRAYAVMVRQLKFFEDVAFKC; from the exons ATGGGCTTCTGTGAGGGAGGAGACCTGTATCACAGGCTGAAGCAGCAGAAGGGTGAGCTGCTGCCTGAGAGACAGGTGGTGGAGTGGTTTGTCCAGATCGCCATGGCACTGCAG TATTTACACGAGAAACACATCTTGCACCGAGATCTGAAAACGCAGAACATCTTCCTGACCAAAACCAACATAATCAAAGTGGGTGATCTGGGCATCGCACGTGTTCTGGAGAATCAGAACGACATGGCCAGCACCCTGATCGGAACGCCGTACTACATGAGTCCTGAGCTTTTCTCCAACAAGCCGTACAACTACAAG TCGGACATTTGGGCTCTGGGCTGCTGCGTGTACGAGATGGCGACTCTGAAACACGCCTTCAATGCAAAAGACATGAACTCGCTCGTGTACCGTATCGTAGAGGGAAAG TTGCCTCAGATGCCATCTAAGTACGATCCTCTGTTAGGAGAGCTGATCAAGCGAATGCTGTGTAAGAGGCCAGACGACAGACCTGATGTCAAACACATTCTGCGGCAGCCCTACATCAAACAGCAGATCGCCGCCTTTTTGGAAGCCACTAAAGA GAAAACTGCCAGATCCCGAAAGAGAGTGAACAGCAGGCCTAACAGAGACACGCCAAGAGAAGTGCCTGTTCTTCAAAAGCAGGAGCCGCAGTGTGTCAActctgagcagaaaagcagaggAAAAAGG tcagAGGAAAATCAATCCAAACATCACAACGGCATAAAGGACAATATTCTCCCAAACCCACCCCTGTTAATAAACTCCCCAAGTCAGGACATTCAGGAAGTCCTGAATTCGACAGATCAGAACGTAGCAACCATCAGCAACATTGACATCGACATCCAACCTCAGGAACACAGAGACAAGCTCCAGAAAGTGAAACCCCATCGAAAAGGAAACCTTGTCGGAAAGGAAGAACGCTCGCTCGTTTCACAGAGTTCGAGCGGGACAGAACCGCCAAAACCCACGGAAAGAATCGAACCTGTAAAAGACAGCAGAGTTCCGTTTGGGGAGGAGGACACCATGAAACTGCTGCAGCAGGCAGCGATGGAGGACATAAAAACCAGCAAGCGGGACACTACGGAGGCCGAGGAGGACCAAAAAACTGAGGCAGAGCATCCTTTAGGAGAAAGACGG ACTAGTCTGGAATCCACCGATAAGCTGCTTGAGCCATTTAATCCAGTGGCGCTCATG GAGTCTCACAACCCAGAGCAAACTCCAGCTCCTTCAGAAACCAGCAAGTATCATATTCGTCCTCCTTTCTCTTCCGCGGAGCCATCCGTGTCCCGTCAGCGCAGACAGAATAAGAGAGATGTGGCCCACGATGAGAGCAAA ATTAAAGCAGCCAACTCCAGGCCTCTGCCTCCACTTCTTGAAAATTCCCCAACCGTAGGCATaaaaaggagagaaggaagtgAAGTTGAGATGGCTaaacactctacacactctcaACCTGATCACCAACATGACCCTACACCCCAG AATCGGCTTCTATCAGCCCGAGAGAGGAGGCGGCTGAAGAAGTCACGAGAAAACCAGAGCGAGTCAG TAGCTCCTGCTGTCAGAAGGGCATCGTGCGATGTTGCCTCGTTAAATGCCAAGCACACGGACCAGCCTGATTGCCCGAGACCTGCCAGTGTACCAGCTGTAACGCACAAG AATCGGCTTCTATCAGCCCGAGAGAGGAGGCGGCTGAGGCTGTCACGAGAAAACCAGAGCGAGTCAG CAGCTCCTGCTGTCAGAAGGGCGTCGTGCAATGTTTCCTCGTTAAATGCCAAGCACACGGACCAGCCTGAGAGGAAATCATCAAGGCGTCACTCGGATGAGGAGGAGTGCAGCTCATCCACCAGCACCACAGAGCGCTCTGAGGGAGACTACAGAGAGAG CAAAAGCGAGACCAACGAGATGCAAGACCTGGTCCAGATGATGACGCAGACATTACGAATGGACGCCAGAGACGTCCTGTGTGAGCAGGAAAGCTCGCGGTCTAACTCGGCCATGCTGCCCGAGTTCAAACTGAACAGGACGTACCGAGACACGCTGATGATTCATGGGAAaagcagagagggagagcgCGACTTCCATCTCAGTGACTTCCGATCAG ATGACTCTTCAGGACCGGCTAAGATCAGGAGAGCCGTGGAGCACTTGCGCACAGACGTGGTTAAAGGACTCGGAGTGAAACTGCTGGACAAAGTCCTGGACATCCTgcaggaggaggacgaggacaAGCGAGAG GTCTTGCTACGGCAGCAGATGGGGGAAGAGAAGTACAGAGCGTACGCCGTTATGGTGCGGCAACTAAAATTCTTCGAGGACGTCGCGTTCAAATGCTGA
- the spcs1 gene encoding signal peptidase complex subunit 1 (The RefSeq protein has 1 substitution compared to this genomic sequence) produces MFSRFNSFPTHMDYKGQKLAEQIFQGVILVSAVIGFIYGLIIEQFGWTVYIMLAGFTISCLLTLPPWPMYRRNPLTWQPIVPEMPETREKSQENLKKKKHK; encoded by the exons ATGTTTTCCAGGTTTAATTCCTTTCCAACTCACATG GACTATAAAGGTCAGAAACTTGCCGAACAGATTTTCCAAGGAGTCATCCTGGTCTCAGCT GTCATTGGGTTCATTTACGGTCTGATCATTGAGCAGTTTGGATGGACCGTGTACATAATGTTAGCCGGATTTACCATCTCCTGTTTG CTCACACTGCCTCCGTGGCCCATGTACAGACGAAACCCTCTCACGTGGCAGCCTATCGTACCGGAGATGCCAGAGACCCGTGAAAAGCCTCAGGAGAacttgaagaagaaaaaacacaagtaG